The Physeter macrocephalus isolate SW-GA unplaced genomic scaffold, ASM283717v5 random_46, whole genome shotgun sequence region CCCGCGCCGGGCACCCTTGGCCCTGCCTTGGAAGTATTCAGATTTGGAGCGGGGAGGTGATTGCGGGAGGCTGTGACCGAAGCATCTCAGTACCGCCCCCTCCCAGTCCTCAGGCCTGGTCTCGAAGGCCTTCCTGGACCCGGAAAGAACAGCTGCTGCCTCGGccgcccccaggcctggctgccGAGCGGTCCCCGGGAACCCCAGGTAGGTATAGGTTCTGCCATCTTTACCCCCAGGACCCTTTTACCGATTCCTGAGCCGATTTTAATCTCTTCAAGTCCTCCCCCCGCCagttcccctctccccccagatGACCTGGGAGGTGGCCCCGTCAAGGATGAGCCTGCTGGCGCCATGGGACCCCAACTGTGAGGCTAAACCGGGACCTCGGCTGGTGTGGGTGAGTTGGGGGCACCTGTGGCACCAGCCTCGGGTGGGGCAGGGGTTCCTTGGGAGGGGACTGAAGCTCCAGGGGTCTTTCCTGTCCCTCCACAGGGGCTCAGCCGGGAGTCAGGCACCTCCTCGGGCCAGACCTTGCGCCATCCCTCTTTCTGCCTTCTGTACGAGGCAGCCTCAGGCAGAGGCCTCAGGCCTAGTCTAGAAGGACGTCAGAGTGGAGAGCAGGCACCCAGGGAGGCAGGTACGGCCCTTGGTCCCCTCAGGCTCCGCAGAGAACCAGTGCAGCGCTTGCCACCCTAGCAGCTTCTCCTCCCCAGGGTTCCCGGTGATGTGCTGTGAAGATGTCTTTCTTTCCGACCCTCTGCTGCCCTGTGGGCAGCGTGTTCCCCTGTACCTGTCTCAGGCCCGTCAGCAGGTGAGCGCTCTTCCTGCCCTGGCCTCACCCCAGCCTTCacgcagggtggggaggggccacttgcctctgctctctcctcagGTGATGGGCTCGCTGAAGCTGCCGCTGCCACCCCCAGGCGTGTCCCCCAGggtcctccccaccccgccctctGGCTGCTCCATCGCCTGGCTCAGTGGGCCTGAGCTGATCGCCCTCACTGGCCTCCTGCAGATGAGCCAGGGggagccaagacccagctccccgggggctcccctgccccctgctggcCCCCCAGACCCTGCTTCTGATCACCCAGGTGCCAGTGGTGGCCAGAGCTGTTCTCACTGCACGGACCCATCTCTCCCGCGGGCCCCAGACAGCCAAGGTCCATAGCCCCTCCGGGGGAGAGTGGGCCCCCTACTTCCCCAGGCAGGTTCTGTTGACAATAAAACAGTGTTGGTTTGCAAACAGGCTCCTTGTGGCAGATAGAGTGGGGCGTGGAGGCAGG contains the following coding sequences:
- the SAP25 gene encoding histone deacetylase complex subunit SAP25 isoform X2 → MLPWTPRRCGAGKEQVPEEQGPSAGSDPGQAWDSGEEALREPRTTPQDSPQAWSRRPSWTRKEQLLPRPPPGLAAERSPGTPVPLSPQMTWEVAPSRMSLLAPWDPNCEAKPGPRLVWGLSRESGTSSGQTLRHPSFCLLYEAASGRGLRPSLEGRQSGEQAPREAGFPVMCCEDVFLSDPLLPCGQRVPLYLSQARQQVMGSLKLPLPPPGVSPRVLPTPPSGCSIAWLSGPELIALTGLLQMSQGEPRPSSPGAPLPPAGPPDPASDHPGASGGQSCSHCTDPSLPRAPDSQGP
- the SAP25 gene encoding histone deacetylase complex subunit SAP25 isoform X1; protein product: MLPWTPRRCGAGKEQVPEEQGPSAGSDPGQAWDSGEEALREPRTTPQDSPQAWSRRPSWTRKEQLLPRPPPGLAAERSPGTPVPLSPQMTWEVAPSRMSLLAPWDPNCEAKPGPRLVWGLSRESGTSSGQTLRHPSFCLLYEAASGRGLRPSLEGRQSGEQAPREAGFPVMCCEDVFLSDPLLPCGQRVPLYLSQARQQVSALPALASPQPSRRVGRGHLPLLSPQVMGSLKLPLPPPGVSPRVLPTPPSGCSIAWLSGPELIALTGLLQMSQGEPRPSSPGAPLPPAGPPDPASDHPGASGGQSCSHCTDPSLPRAPDSQGP